The following nucleotide sequence is from Thermostaphylospora chromogena.
TCCGCCACCGGTGGTCCGGAGGTGCTGGAGTACACCGAGCGTCCCGACCCCGCGCCCGGCTCCGGCGAAGTGCTGGTCGAGGTGGCCGCCGCCGGGGTCAACTTCATCGACACCTACCATCGCGAGGGCCGCTATCCGCTGCCGCTGCCGTTCGTGATCGGCCTCGAGGGCGCCGGCCGGGTGATCGAGGTCGGCGACGGCGTCACCGGTCTGTCCGTCGGCGACGTGGTCGCCTGGACCGACGGGCTCGGCAGCTACGCCGAACGCGTGGTGCTGCCCGCCGGCAGGGTGGTGCCGGTGCCGCAGGGCGTCACCGCCGAGCAGGCCGCCGCCGCGGCGCTGCAGGGCATGACCGCCCACTACCTCATCCACGACGTGCACCCGGTGCGTCCCGGGGACACCGTGCTGGTGCACGCGGCGGCGGGCGGCATGGGCCTGCTGCTCACCCAGATGGCCAAGCTGCGCGGAGCCCGGGTGATCGGCACGGTCTCCACCGACGAGAAGGAGGAGATCGCCCGCCGGGCGGGCGCCGACGAGGTGGTGCGCTACGACGGCTTCGCCGAGAAGGTGCGCGAGCTGACCGACGGCGTGGGCGTGGACGTCGTCTACGACGGCGTGGGCAAGGCCACCTTCGAAGGCAGCCTCGACTCGCTGCGCAGGCGCGGCATGATGGCGCTGTACGGCGGCGCCAGCGGTCCCGTGCCGCCGCTGGACCCGATGACGCTCAACGCCAAGGGGTCGCTGTTCCTCACCCGGCCGAAGCTGAACGACTACATCGTCGAGCGCGAGGAGCTGCTGCGGCGCGCCTCCGACGTGTTCGGGTGGATCGCCTCCGGCGACCTGAAGATCAACATCTCGCACCGCTATCCGCTGGGCGACGCCCGGCAGGCGCACGAGGATCTTCAGGCCCGGCGCACGACGGGGAAGCTCCTGCTCATCCCTTAAGCGGCCGGCCGGCGCGGATCACCAGTCCTGGCTCAGACCGGACATCCGCCGCAGGTACTCGTCCTCGTCGATCTCGCCCGCGGCGTAACGGCGCTTGAGGATCTCCTTCGGATCGTCGGCCGGCGGGGGTTCCGGTTTGCGTTCCGCCGCGGCGCGGACGACCAAAGCCACGGTGAACACCACGGCCGCCAGCACGGCGAGGACGAAAAGGACCATTATCAGCCTGGTCATGGGGATATTCTGCCTCCCGGTGGGAGGGATGGCAGCCCCTTCGGCGGCCCGGACTCCAGCAGCCGGCACAGCGCGTCGGTGTCCAGGTGGCGGCCGACCAGCTCGCCGAGGGCGTCCAGCCGCTCGGCGCGCAGCGCGGCGAACGACACGCCGGGGGCGGGGACGAAATCGCGTCCCGCCCTCTCGGCCACGTCGGCGAGGAAGGCCCGGCGGAAGTCGTCGTTCTCCAGCACTCCGTGCCAGGAGGTGCCCCACACCGATCCGGTGCGGCAGCCGCCCGGGAACGGCTCCGCACCGTCGTCCACGGTGACGACGCCGTGGTGGATCTCGTAGGCCGTCACCGGCGCACCGTACGCCGATCCGGCCGGGCGGCCCAGCGTCTTGTCCACGGCGAACTCCACCGTCGCGGGCAGCAGCCTCAGCCCGGCCACCGTTCCCGCACCGCTCTCCACCTCGTCCCGGATCTCGCGGGCCAGCATCTGGTAACCGCCGCAGATGCCGAGCACCGGACGGCCCGCCCCGGCCAGGCGGGTCACCGCCTCGGCCAGCCCGCGCTCGCGCAGCCACCCCAGGTCGGCGACGGTGGCCCTGGACCCGGGCAGCACGATCAGGTCGGCGTCGTCCAGCTCGGCCGGGGCGGTGACGAACCGCACCACCACGCCCGGCTCGGCCGCCAGCGCGTCCACGTCGGTGAAGTTGGAGATGCGCGGCAGCCGTACCACGGCCACGCGCAGCGTCTGCCGCCCGTACGGCGGGGCGGGCTCCGCCACGGCCCGGGACAGGGCCAGGGAGTCCTCCGCGTCCAGCCCCGGCCCGTCGAACCAGGGCAGCACCCCGTACACCTCCCGGCCGGTGAGCCGCCGGATCATGTCCAGGCCGGGGGCGAGCAGCTCCGGCGCGCCCCGGAACTTGTTGATCACGAATCCGGCGATGAGCGCCTGATCGGCCGCGTCGAGCAGCGCCACCGTCCCGTACAGCGACGCGAACACACCGCCCCGGTCGATGTCGCCGACCACGATCACGGGCAGGTCGGCGGCGCGGGCCAGCCCCATGTTCGCGATGTCGCCCGCGCGCAGGTTGATCTCGGCCGGGCTGCCCGCGCCCTCGCAGATCACCACGTCGTACTCGGCTCGCAGCCGCGCCAGCGCCTCCACCGACACCCGCCGCAGCCGGTCCCGCAGCGCGCCGTACTCCATCGCGTCCACGTCGGCGAGGGGACGGCCCATGACCACGACCTGGCTGCGCCGGTCGCTTCCCGGTTTGAGCAGGATCGGATTCATGTCGGCGACCGGTTCGAGGCCGCAGGCCGCCGCCTGCATGGCCTGCGCCCGTCCGATCTCCGCCCCGTCGGCGGTGACGAAGGAGTTCAGCGACATGTTCTGCGCCTTGAACGGCGCGACGCGCACTCCCCGCCGGGCCAGCCACCGGCAGATCCCCGCCGTGACCACGCTCTTGCCCGCGTCGGACGTGGTCCCCGCGACCAGCAGCGCACCCTTCACGATCCCTCCCGCCGTCCCATGCCCGTGGCGGACTCCATCCTCCGGCCCCTCCGGTCTCCTCCGCCCCGCCGTCACCCGTCGCCACGGGCTCTGCCCCGGCGCGGGAGCCCCACCCATCTCGCCAGGCAGGCGGCGGTCGAGGCGGCCACGGCGACGGCCCGCGCGAGCCGTACGGCACGGCGCACGTCAGCCGTCTCCGGCCCGTCGCCCTCTCCCATCCGCGGGCGGTGCTCGACCCGCCCGCCGTAGACGTTGACCCCGCCCAGGCGGACGCCCAGCGCGCCCGCGAAGGCGGCCTCGCACCGGCCCGCGTTCGGGCTGGGATGCCGGTGGCCGTCCCGCAGCATGACGGCCGCCGCCCGGCCGGTCGACCCGCCCGCCAGCGGAGCGGCCAGGGCCGCCAGGAGACCCGTCAGCCGGGCGGGCACCAGGTTGGCCGCGTCGTCCAGCCGTGCCGCCGCCCAGCCGAACCGCACGTAGCGCGGCGAGCGGTGCCCCACCATGGCGTCGAGGGTGTTCACCGCACGGTAGGCCAGCAGGCCCGGCACGCCCGCGACCGCGCCCCACCACAGCGGCGCCACCACCGCGTCGGAGGTGTTCTCCGCCAGCGACTCCACCGTCGCCCTGGCGATCTGCCGCTCATCCAGCCCCGACGGGTCCCGTCCGCACAGATGCGGCAGCCGCCGCCGCGCACCGTCGAGATCACCGGCCTCCAGCAGCTCCGCCATCGCCGTCCCCTCCCGGGCCAGCGTGGTACCGCCGAGGACCGCCCACGTCGCCGCCGCCGTCACCGCCGCCCTGGCCACGGGGCTGCGCCGGGTGGCGCCTGCGGCGAGCCCGCCCAGCGCCGCGGCCGCCGTCACGCAGATCGCCGTGTGGGCGACGCCCCTGTGCCGCGCGTCGCCGTACAGCCGCCGCTCCAGCGCGCTCGCCGCCCGGCCGAAGACCGCGACCGGATGCCCGCGCCGTGGATCACCGATCAGCGCGTCCACCAGCACGCCGACGGCCATCCCCACCGCCTCGGCCCGCCGTCCCGCGCGTCTCGGCGCCCGTTCGGCCACCGTGCTCACCCGCCTCCCCGCGTCGAAGATCCCCTCAGAGGAAACCATCCCGCGGGATGGAAGCGAACATCGGGGGCGGGCTTCGCCCGCTCCCCGACCGGTGTGCCGTTATCGTAGGGGCAGCCTTGTAGCGAGGCCGGGCTCCACTGCGGAGCCTTCAGGTCCCGGCGCGGTGTCGCCGCACCCGCCGGGACCATCTCGTCCTCCGCTCGCCCACCGCAGGGTTCCTCTCCGGGTCTCCCGCCGCGCCCCGCCTCCGGAGCCCCTTCCGCGCCCCGCAAGGTCCCCCTCAGCCTTCGGACCGGCCGTCCTCGCGTCCGCCGCCGTCGGCCGCCTCCGCCGCGCCGGACGGGTCGGGATCGAGCCCGGCCGCGATCCGCCGCTGGAACTCGCGCCACATGCCGAGCCCTTCCAGCGAGCCGTCCCGGATCTCCTCGATCAGCTTGGTCACCCACTCCAGCTCGGCGCGGTGGAGCATGTCCGTGTACTCCCATTCGAGGTAGAGCAGCCGGGTCAGCCGCTCTCCCCGGGCGATCTCGCGCAGCGTCTCCCTGAGACGCAGGTGCTCTCTCAGCTTCGTCTTACGCGCCTCCAGCAGCCGCAGCGCGTCCTCCACCGGGAGCACGGGCAGCAGCGACAGGCCCGCTTCGAAACCGGTGTACTCCTTGACCGGTGTGCTGATCAGTTCTTCCAGCCAGTCGAACAGCTCCAGCTTGCCGGGCTCGGTGATCTCGTAGACGGTCCGCTCCGGCCGTCGTCCCTCCCGCACGGTCTCCCGCACCCGGATCAGGCCGTGCTTCTCCAGGCTCTGCACCACCGCGTACAGCGATCCGTAGTTGAGCCTGATGCTCTCCTCTTTGCGCCGTTCCCGAAGTGTGACGGCCATCTCGTACGGGTGCATCGGCCGTTCGAACAGCAGCGCCAGCACGGCCAGTGCCAGCGGATTCCCCCGCCTGCGAGCTGCCATGCCACCTCCCCGAATACTCGAATCAGAGTATCCTCACCCCGACCCGCCCCGCCCTCGGCGGGCAATCCGATACACCACCACTCCGCGGATCATGCACAATTGAGCGGGAGCGCCCTTAGCTCAGCTGGATAGAGCACCGGACTTCTAATCCGACGGTCGCAGGTTCGAATCCTGCAGGGCGCGCGGCTGACGAGCAGCGAACCCCATCCTGACCTGCATCGATGCGGCCAGGCGGGGTTCGTCGTATCCGGTCGTCCGCGCATGGCCCTCTCCTCAAGGCCTGCCCCGCGGCCGAGAGCCCGCCGCTCGTCCTCTCCTCCTCAGGGGATCGTCCTCATCTCCCCTTCGGGCTTCAGCGACGCCTCGCACCCGTCCCGGGCGCCGATGCACGTGGCGTAGGTCCCGGGCGGCACCTCCCCGCCGCGTCCGGCCCGCGGACCGTTCGCCGCTTCGCGGCCCGGGCTCAGCGTCAGCAGCCTCACCCCTTGTTCTGAGAGCTGAGAGTTCTTCTGCACCCCGGGCAGAGCGCCCGACCGGCACCCGGGTGATCGCGGTCGGCGCTGGGCGGATTCCCGGCAAGAGACCTTCCCGTACCGCGCAGGGGCGCGATAAGCCGCCAAAAAATGACCACCAACACGCAAAGATACCGGCCGGTGCGGTCAGCCGCGGCCATCAGGGGAAGGCGGCGGTGATGGCGGACCTTCCCTTCCACGATCAGGCAGACTTCGAAGCCGCCGACCGCGGGTTCCTGGCCTCGCTCAGCCCGGCGATGATCGAGACGGCCGATGGCCGGATCGTGTGGGACTCCGACTCCTACGGATTCTTGGAACAGCGGTGCCCGGACACCGCTCATCCCAGCCTGTGGCGGCAGGGACAGCTGTGCGTCAAGCAAGGCCTGTATGAGGTGACGGACGGCGTCTATCAGGTACGCGGCCTGGACCTGTCGAACATGTCGCTGATCGAGGGCGACGACGGTGTCATCGTGATCGATCCGCTGCTGTCCACCGAGTGCGCGGCGGCGGCCCTGAGGCTCTATCGCGATCAGCGGGGGGAGCGCCCGGTCACCGGGGTCATCTACACGCACTCCCACGCAGACCACTTCGGCGGGGTGCGCGGCGTCACCGACGGCAGCGTGCCGATCCTGGCACCGGCCGGGTTCATGGAGCACGCGGTTTCGGAGAACGTCTATGCCGGCACCGCGATGGCGCGTCGCGCCACCTACATGTACGGTCCGGCCCTGCCCCGCTCGCCGGAAGGACAGATCGGGACCGGGCTGGGCATGACCACATCGACCGGAACCGTCTCCCTCCTCCCCCCGACCGAGGACATCACACACACCGGGCAGGAGGAGACACTCGACGGGATACGGATCGTCTTCCAGCTCACCCCCGACACCGAGGCGCCGGCTGAGATGAACTTCCTCATCCCCGACCGCCGGGCGCTGTGCATGGCCGAGAACGCCACTCACAACCAGCACAACATCCTCACGCTGCGGGGGGCGATGGTCCGGGACGCCCGCACCTGGTCACGCCATCTCACCGAGGCGATCACCCTGTTCGCCGACCGGGCCGACGTCGTCTTCGCCTCACACCACTGGCCCACCTGGGGCAGGGACGACATCGTCGCCTTTCTGACGCAGCAGCGCGACATGTATGCCTACATACACGACCAGACGCTGCGGATGATGAACCAGGGCATGACCGCCGCCGAGATCGCCGAGGCCATGCGGATACCGCCCGCCCTGGAGCAGGTGTGGCACACCCATGGCTACTACGGTTCCGTCAGCCACAACGTCAAGGCCATCTACCAGCGCTACCTGGGCTGGTTCGACGGCAACCCGGCTCATCTGTGGGAGCACCCGCCGGTCGAGCAGGCACGCCGCTACGTCGAGTGCATGGGGGGACGCGAGGGCGTCCTGTCCTTCGCCCGCCGCTACATCGACGACGGAGATCTGCGCTTCGCCGCCTCCCTGCTCAACCACGCCGTCTTCGCCGACAAGCACGACAGCCAGGCACGTGCCCTGCTCGCCGAGGTCTACACCCGGCTCGGCCATGGCGCCGAGAACGGCACCTGGCGCAACTTCTACCTGATGGGTGCCCTGGAACTGGCCGACGGCGTCGTTCCCGCCGATCTCGACACCGCTCCGCCGGAAGTGACCGCGGCCCTGACCGCAGAGCAGATCTTCGACTCCCTCGCCATCCGCATCAACGGGCCCAAGGCGTGGGGGGAGACCTTGGCCATCGACTGGCACCTGACGGATCTGGACCGACACCACCGGACCACGCTGTCCAACGGCGCGCTCATCCAGCAGGCCGATCCGCCGGCGCGGCGGGTGGACCTGACGCTCACGCTCACCAAACAGCAACTGCTCGGCCTGCTCGCCGGCGAACCAGCCGACGGCATCGAGCACGAAGGCGACATGAACGCCTTGAACCGGCTGACCGCCCTGCTGGACGACCCGTCTCCCGCATTCCCGATCGTGACACCGTAAAGCCCTCCTGACCGGCACCGATACGGCCAGGCGGGGTTCGTCGTGCCCAGTCGTCCGCGGCCGGCGCCGATCGTTCACGCAGGTCCCTCCCCAGGCCTGCCCACGGGCCGAGAGCTCGCGGATCACCCTTGACGCGGGCCCGAGCCTTCGCGGCGTACGGCGTATCGCGGGTCAGAGCGGGAAGGGGGCACGGCATGCCGTACCCCCTGAAGCCGTAACCCGTATCACCCGGGCGAAGAAGCGACGGTCATGCGGCACGAGCGCGGCCTCGCCCCGTAGACCGAGGGGACGATTCGGCGAGGCGACCGCGCGCGAAGGCGCACACCCTTTTAGACTTTTGCGACAATTAGGACAGCGTCCGGAAGGGACGCGGCGGCGACCTCGACCGGAAAGCCGCGCTCGTACCGCTGAGACAATCCGCAAGAAGGACCGGGACCGCCCAGCCGTCCGGCCGACACGGAGGAAATCCCCGCTGACTCCCCTCAGCCCTTCCCGCGGCCCTGCGCCGTTCGAAAACGCGAACGGATGAATGATTTAACTTTTGCGCCAGAGGTCCGGATCCTGCGGGGGATCCTCATCCTCTTCCGGATCAGGAGGGACCGGATCGTCCTCCGCGGCAGGACCGGCGGAGCCATCGGATTCGAATGTCGACGCGGATTCGCGAACGTAATCAGCTATCCCCTGGTAGAGCTGTACGCTCTCTTGCAGCTTTCCCACGCCGGTCGCGAAGTGCCCGCTGAACTCCTGCAGCGTCTGTATGCCGGTCGTCAGCTGCCCGCTGGCCTCCTGCAACGTCCCCACCCCGGCGGCCAGTCGCCCACCGGCCTCTTCGAGCCGAGCCGCGATCTGCGCGAGAACGGAAAAGGGATTCGCCTTTTCGGCCCGCGCCTGCTCTTCCCGCTGTGCTACGTGGTCGCGCAGATCCAGTAGGTGATTGCGACATCCGATGATGCCGTCACGGTAAGTTCCCAGGAAGCTGATTACGCTTTCATCCCATTCGCCCCCTTCGAAGGCATTTGCCAGATCGCTCGCCGCCTGAGCCCTATCGCCCAAGGCCTGCACCTCTGAGTCGATCAAGGCTTTGAGCCTGCCGAAATCCGACATGAATCTCCTTCATCGATCTGGACACGATGATTCGAGCCGGCATTTCTCACTATCGGCTCGGAGCAAAGATTTCGGAACCCTTTCTTCTCACATAGATCCCTGTGTTCGATCAATCGGTTTTCACGGATTCCGTCGTGTCACAGACTCAACACGCGCCGACAGTAGCGGGCCGTGCACATTCCGAATTTCCGCTTCGCCCCAGGGGATTCATCAACGCCACGACAGGAGATATGACATGTCTCCTGGCGGAACCGTTGCATCGGCAACGGCGCGGACCGGACGAGGTGAGGGACTCAGCCGGAT
It contains:
- a CDS encoding quinone oxidoreductase family protein — protein: MRAVVVSATGGPEVLEYTERPDPAPGSGEVLVEVAAAGVNFIDTYHREGRYPLPLPFVIGLEGAGRVIEVGDGVTGLSVGDVVAWTDGLGSYAERVVLPAGRVVPVPQGVTAEQAAAAALQGMTAHYLIHDVHPVRPGDTVLVHAAAGGMGLLLTQMAKLRGARVIGTVSTDEKEEIARRAGADEVVRYDGFAEKVRELTDGVGVDVVYDGVGKATFEGSLDSLRRRGMMALYGGASGPVPPLDPMTLNAKGSLFLTRPKLNDYIVEREELLRRASDVFGWIASGDLKINISHRYPLGDARQAHEDLQARRTTGKLLLIP
- a CDS encoding SHOCT domain-containing protein codes for the protein MTRLIMVLFVLAVLAAVVFTVALVVRAAAERKPEPPPADDPKEILKRRYAAGEIDEDEYLRRMSGLSQDW
- a CDS encoding cobyric acid synthase translates to MKGALLVAGTTSDAGKSVVTAGICRWLARRGVRVAPFKAQNMSLNSFVTADGAEIGRAQAMQAAACGLEPVADMNPILLKPGSDRRSQVVVMGRPLADVDAMEYGALRDRLRRVSVEALARLRAEYDVVICEGAGSPAEINLRAGDIANMGLARAADLPVIVVGDIDRGGVFASLYGTVALLDAADQALIAGFVINKFRGAPELLAPGLDMIRRLTGREVYGVLPWFDGPGLDAEDSLALSRAVAEPAPPYGRQTLRVAVVRLPRISNFTDVDALAAEPGVVVRFVTAPAELDDADLIVLPGSRATVADLGWLRERGLAEAVTRLAGAGRPVLGICGGYQMLAREIRDEVESGAGTVAGLRLLPATVEFAVDKTLGRPAGSAYGAPVTAYEIHHGVVTVDDGAEPFPGGCRTGSVWGTSWHGVLENDDFRRAFLADVAERAGRDFVPAPGVSFAALRAERLDALGELVGRHLDTDALCRLLESGPPKGLPSLPPGGRISP
- a CDS encoding cobalamin biosynthesis protein → MVSSEGIFDAGRRVSTVAERAPRRAGRRAEAVGMAVGVLVDALIGDPRRGHPVAVFGRAASALERRLYGDARHRGVAHTAICVTAAAALGGLAAGATRRSPVARAAVTAAATWAVLGGTTLAREGTAMAELLEAGDLDGARRRLPHLCGRDPSGLDERQIARATVESLAENTSDAVVAPLWWGAVAGVPGLLAYRAVNTLDAMVGHRSPRYVRFGWAAARLDDAANLVPARLTGLLAALAAPLAGGSTGRAAAVMLRDGHRHPSPNAGRCEAAFAGALGVRLGGVNVYGGRVEHRPRMGEGDGPETADVRRAVRLARAVAVAASTAACLARWVGLPRRGRARGDG
- a CDS encoding PadR family transcriptional regulator → MAARRRGNPLALAVLALLFERPMHPYEMAVTLRERRKEESIRLNYGSLYAVVQSLEKHGLIRVRETVREGRRPERTVYEITEPGKLELFDWLEELISTPVKEYTGFEAGLSLLPVLPVEDALRLLEARKTKLREHLRLRETLREIARGERLTRLLYLEWEYTDMLHRAELEWVTKLIEEIRDGSLEGLGMWREFQRRIAAGLDPDPSGAAEAADGGGREDGRSEG
- a CDS encoding alkyl/aryl-sulfatase, which codes for MADLPFHDQADFEAADRGFLASLSPAMIETADGRIVWDSDSYGFLEQRCPDTAHPSLWRQGQLCVKQGLYEVTDGVYQVRGLDLSNMSLIEGDDGVIVIDPLLSTECAAAALRLYRDQRGERPVTGVIYTHSHADHFGGVRGVTDGSVPILAPAGFMEHAVSENVYAGTAMARRATYMYGPALPRSPEGQIGTGLGMTTSTGTVSLLPPTEDITHTGQEETLDGIRIVFQLTPDTEAPAEMNFLIPDRRALCMAENATHNQHNILTLRGAMVRDARTWSRHLTEAITLFADRADVVFASHHWPTWGRDDIVAFLTQQRDMYAYIHDQTLRMMNQGMTAAEIAEAMRIPPALEQVWHTHGYYGSVSHNVKAIYQRYLGWFDGNPAHLWEHPPVEQARRYVECMGGREGVLSFARRYIDDGDLRFAASLLNHAVFADKHDSQARALLAEVYTRLGHGAENGTWRNFYLMGALELADGVVPADLDTAPPEVTAALTAEQIFDSLAIRINGPKAWGETLAIDWHLTDLDRHHRTTLSNGALIQQADPPARRVDLTLTLTKQQLLGLLAGEPADGIEHEGDMNALNRLTALLDDPSPAFPIVTP